A segment of the Akkermansia muciniphila genome:
CCCCAGATCCTGCTGATGGACGAGCCCTGCGCCGCCCTGGACCCCATCGCCACGCTGAAAATAGAAGACCTGATGGAAGACCTGAAAAAAGACCTCACCATCGTCATCGTCACCCACAACATGCAGCAGGCTACGCGCATTGCGGACCGCACCGCCTTCATGTACATGGGCCGCCTGGTGGAATACGGGGAAACATCCCAAATCTTCACCAACCCCGCGGAAAAAGAAACGGAAGCCTACATCACGGGCCGTTTCAGCTAAAAAGCCCAACTTCCAAGCCATTCACCTCATGACACCTCCCGGCAACCACATCCTCCCCCACTATGACGCGGCCCTGAACGCCATCCGCACCCGCGTCAACGCCATCTGCGGCAGCCTGCTGAAACACATGGACGTCCTGAAACGGGTCATCTCCGGCCCGGACAGCGACGGGGCCAACGGCATCATTGCGGACGGGGAACCGCTCAACGAAGAAACCCGCCAGGTTCTCTCCCTCTGCGCCGCCGTGCTTACCCAGTTCCACCCACTGGGGTCTGACCTGCGGCTTGTGCTCACCTTTTCCCGCTGCGGGGACAAGCTCCAGGAGTGCATGGAGGAAGTCACGGGCATCGCCAGGCATGCCAAGGCTTCCATCAGGCGCCGGGAGCCCCTGTGCCCGGACATTGTGCTCCCCTTGCTGGGAATGGCCGTCTCCGAATTCCGGGACGCCGCACGGTGCCTGGAAACGCAGGACGCGGACGCCGCACGGGAAATACGCCTGCGGGACAAAAAGCTGGACAAGGCCCACCGCAAGGCGCTGTCCCTGCTGGTCTCTCCTGACAGGGAGGACCATCCTTCCCTCAACGTCAACCTGCTCTTCATCATCCGCTCCCTGGAGCGCATCGGAGACATTGCCAAAACCATCGCCGCCACCGTCGTCTTCCTGAAGGAAGCCACGGACATACGCCACGGCAAAGGGAAATAAACCGCGTCTTTCCCCGCACGATTATTCCACCTTGCTCACGCTGAAGCAGTACACGGCGGGGTTGATCAGGGCCAGAGGGAGGTAGAACACGGCAAAGGAGAGGGAGCCGCCGTACAAAACCAGGCACAGGGCGGAAACGATAAACAGGATTCCGATTTTCAGGCTCCGCGGCCAGTCCTGGCGGTTTACCAGCCAGATCAGGGCTGCGCATACAAAGCCGATGACCACGCACAACACCCCGCCCATGGTGAGGAATTGCATATAACTGGAACAGAATTGTTCCAGCCACCGCACATTGTCCGGACTGGGGGGGTTACCTTCCCAGGCAAAGACCCCCGGAGGCAGCAGCACCCACAACAGAACGGAAAAAAATACCAGGCGGTCCGTATTGAGGCGATAGGTCATGCGGGGGTACGGTACCATTTCCGTGCATGTGATAACAAGTGAAATCGGCTGCTCCCGGCTGTTCCGGGAACGGTTCCTTTACAGCGGAGCAAACGCACCGTCTCCGGCGCCATTGACGGCGATTCCGTCTATTTCCACCAGCCAGCCGGGACGGCAGACGGGGGCTTTCAGCATCACATGCGGAACCATGGCCAGCGGGGATTCCATCAGGCGGCGGCTGACCGTTTCCCGGTCCGCCCAGTCGCGCAGGTACACCACGGCCTGTTTGAGGTCGGACAGGCTTCCGCCGTTCCTTTCCATCAGGGCGTTCATGTTTTCCAGGGTGCGGGCCGTCTGCCGCGCTACATCCCCCGGATGGACAATGTTCCCCTCCGCGTCAATGCTGGCCGTGCCGGAAAGGAAGTAGTGGGAGCGGTCCCCGTACACGATGCGGGCGCCACGTTCAAAGGCCACCCGGTACAGATGCGTGGGGGACAGGTAATCCGGAGCCTCCATGTAACGGACCTGCCCCGGCTTCAGCCCGACGATTCCCAGGCTGTCCATGTGCAGCAGCCGCCCAGGCGTTTCCGTACAGCCTTCAATCCCGGTGCTGGCGATGAAGTGGGTTTCCGGCGTCAGCCCGTAATGGTCAAAGCGTTCATTGCGTCCTTCCACCAGTCCGCGGTAGTTGTTGTCAATGTCCCGGCAGTAAATCCACGTGCGGTGAACCAGCTCCGGCACGGTTCCTCCGTGCGCGGCAGCCGCGCGGTCCAGCCAGCGGAATTCCTCCCGCATCTGGCCGTAGCTGTCCAGAGCGGAAGTTTCCTTCCTGCCCGCCAGGAACAGCCGGTAATGCGGACGCCGGGCCGTCACCACCGTTCCCCTCTGGTCCTCTTTCCGCCTTTTTTCCAGCATTCCGCTGATGTGCCATGCTTCCAGGGCCACGCGGGCCCCGTTCGCCGGAGGCTGCCCCACCACAGAGACATAGGAGTTCCGCTCCCCCGCCATCCGGCGCAGCGTTTCCGACTGGCGCACCGGATCGCTGACGTGGAAGCGCAGGAGGAATTCATCTTCCCCTCCGCCGCCCAGTTCACGGTACCTGTCTAGCAGGGAACGCAGTTCCGCCTCAAAGCTCGCGCCCGGTTCCGCCGTCATGCAGAAGAAATGTTCTTCCGCGCCGCCCTTTCCGCGCCATTCCAGTTTTTCAGGTAAATTAGCCGCCATGGTGTCCTCCTTTACAGGGACTGCACGTAATTGACCAGGTCCTCCAGCTCACGGTCATTTAAAGAACTTGTCTTCCCGCGGATGTCCCCCGGATTGTGCGTCGTAATGGCTTCCCGGATCGTCTTCGCCCGGCCGTCGTGCAGGTAGGGGGCGGTCCGCCACACTTCCACTAGGGAGGGCACCAGAATGCTTTTTCCTTCATCCAGCCCCGTGGCCGTCCCCGTAGCCACCAGTTCCTTGGTAGTGAAGTACGGGTGCGGGTGGCACTGCACGCACCCGGCCGTTTTAAAGACTTCCTTCCCCCTTCGCGCGGATTCGGACAAGGAGCCCCGCTCCACTCCGGGAGCATGGCACTGCGCGCAGGAGGCCTGTTTCGTCTGCTCTTTGGAGGGAGAACCGGCCATCAGGAACGGGCTGGGAACCTCCTTCATGTTTTTCAGGTATTCATTCACGCATTCCGCCAGTTCCCCGGAAGGTTCCAGAAACTGGATGTGAACGAAGCCCGCCGTCACGGCCACCTCCGCGGAGGCGCGGACGCCCAGCGTCATCACCGGGCTTGTCCGGTGGGAGAGGAACATGGTGCGCGTGTTTTTCGGGTTGCCCATGCCGTCATTCAGCAGGTCCCAGTTCAGGCCGTCCACACGGCTGTCCGGGTGGCAGGTGGCGCAGCTCTGCCAACCCTGGAAGCAATGGGAGGCGTCGTTGAAGTACTGTTCCCCCAGCTTTTCCCGTGAGGGCTGGAATCCTTCATTCAGGGCGATTTTCCGGGGTTGCGCGTCCCCCTTGAGGGGGACTTGCGCCAGCGTGTCCGAGAAGTATCCGGCCACATAAACGTTTTTCCCGTCGCACGCCAGGGAGCGCGGACCGTTCAGGGGCAGAGGAATGCGGGTGCGGAGGCCGTGCAGGAAGCCCAACCTTTCGGAAACGGGTTCGTTTTCCCGGTTTTCCCGCTTCATGCGGTCCAGCAGGCCGGGAAAATCAATCACGGACAACTCATGCGTCCCCGCGTGCGTCACAAACAGCTTTCCGCCATCCCCGGAAAAGGCGACGCCCCAGGGATTGGCCGCCCCCGCATCCGGGTCATCCAGCAGGACGGGGTGCGGCTTGTCCGGCTGTTCCGTGTCAATAACCGTCACGGCGTTCGTGTTCATCCAGCCGCGGTCCAGCTGCGTGGTGGGCACCTGGTAGCGGCTCAGCACGTGCGCCACGGCCAGATAACGGCCATCCGGGCTCATCGCCATGCCGCGCACGCCCTGCGTCCCGTTGGAGAGCGGGAAATGAACCGCCTTCCCGTCTTCCACCAGGGTCAGCGCAGCCGCCGTGAAATCCCCGTCCGCCTTCCCGGCGGGCAAATGGCCGGCGGCCCATATTTTCCTGCCGTCCGGGGAGACGGCCAGCGCCACCGGTTCACGGGGAACGTTCCAGGAATTCAGCACGTTCCCGGTAGCGGCGTCCATTTCCAGCACACGGGAATCAAACCGGCACGCCACATACAACTTACCTCCGCGCAGCACGGGAGCCATGGGCGTATGGCCCGCCGGAAAGGAACCTTTCAGCGCCCCGCTTTCCAGGTCCACCACCTCCACCACGCCGCGCGGTCCGCCTTCCGCCACATAGGCGGTGGCACCGTCAAGCGCCATGCCGTTGGGCGGCTGGCCCAGACGGATGCTTTTCACCTTTTCCCCGGAAGCGGGGTCCACCAGTTCCAGGGTACGGTTTTCATGCCCCAGCACGGCTACCAGGCGATCGAAAACCTTTACATCCACCGGAGCTGCGGGACCGGAGGCGTGCGCCGCATCCTGCCTGCACGAGACGAAGGACAGCAGGCAGCAGAGGGCAGCCGCGGAGGCGCAGAGCGTTTTTGTCAGTTTCATGGCCATTTCAAATTCAGTCTTCTATCATCACGCGGAACCCCACGTTGTACACGGGCCGCCAGCCGGGATACCCCCAGCGCCAGGAGGACGTGGCCCGCCGGGGGCGGTCATACCAGGAACCGCCGCGCACGGCACGGGGAACGCGGGAGTCCAGGCTTTCATTGCGCCCGTCCCCTTCCTTCCACGGGTAGGGCCTGTATTCGGAACGGGTCCATTCCGCGGCGTTTCCGATCATGTCGTACAGCCCGTAGGCATTCGGCTTGTAGCTCTTGACGGGGGCCAGATGGAGCTTCCCGTCATTGTACTTTTCATCCCGCGGCACGAAGTCCCAGAAACGGTTGGGATTTTTAATCGGCTTGGGGTCCACGCCGGAGACGGCAAGCTCCTTCAGCGTCACATCCCCCAGGTTGGCGTATGCGGAGAAGTCCGCATCCCGTTCGCCGAAGAAGAAGTCCGTATCCGCTCCGCCCCTGGCCGCGTATTCCCACTGCGCTTCCGTGGGCAGCGTCACCTTTTTCCCGGTTTTCCCGGAAAGCCAGCGGCAGAATTCCATGGCCCTGGTCCACGGCACCCGGACGGCCGGAAAACGCGGATCGGCATCCATGTCGTAGCCGGGCCTCACCTGGTCCTTGTAGTGCATGTCGTACCATCCATTGAGGTATTCCGGGTCAAAGCGGCGGTATTGCTCCAGCGTCACTTCCGCCTCTCCCATCCAGAACGGTTGTTCAATCTCCACCGGGGAGGCGGGTTTTTCCGCCGGGGTTTCCCGTTCACTTCCCATCCTGAATTTTCCCGCGGGAATGCGGCGGAACGTCATGCTTACGCTACCCCCCAAATCCACGGACAGCGTTTCATTCCGCGGTTCCGGGACGGGCACGCTTTTTTCACTGGCTCCCGGAACGGGCCTTTCCCCGTTGAAAACAGGTCCGCTGGCGTTTCTCCGGAACAGGGAATCCTTCATGGTCACGTAATTCCGTTCCGCCCCGGAGAATTGCCTGTGCAGGTCATAGCGGCGTTTCAGCAATCCTTCATTGCGTTCTCCCGGCCATTCGCCCAGGTAGGGGGCGTTCATGTCCATCCACGTGATCAGGCGGTTCCAGTCTTCCTGCGGCATCTCCACGCCGTGGTGCCCCTTTTTAAGGAGCTGGTAGAGTTCCGACGTATCCGCGAAGAACTCCGTGGGGGCCAGTCCCAGGTAGTTCCCCTCCGGACCGTTGCGGCGCACGTAGGGGTGCAGGTTCCAGTACGCGACGGACCCGGGAGCGGGAGCACCCTTGACGGCCTCCAATGTCATGAAGTCCGGAACTCCCGCGCGGGCCTTGTCTTCCGCGGTGTGGCAGCGGATGCAGTGGCGGTCCAGCACGGGCTGCACTTCATTCATGAAGGAGAAGGTGCGCGCCGGACCGTACCACGGGGTGATGGCGGCAGGCTTCTGCCGGGAGGCCATGACCGCCTTGGCGGGCGGAGCGTAGTTCTGCCGTTCATGGCAGCCGATGCAGCTTAACGTTTCCCCCGGCATGGCGGTAAACCAGCTCCGCATCAGCGCCAGGGCGCGCCCCTCCCCGTCCAGCACCTGGAGGGTCAGCGGCTGGTTGGCCGGAGCCGTAAAGATGGCGGAGCCGTCAGGATTCACGGGAACGGTGCCGTACAGCACCTTCAAGTCCCAGTTGCTTTCCATGCCCATGGCATAGTGGCTTCCAGTGTTGCGGGGGCTGTACTCGGACATGAACACGCGCAGGGATTTTGCCTCCCCCTTCGGCACTCCGGCTATGGCGCGTCCCCGGTACACGTCGGAGATATAG
Coding sequences within it:
- a CDS encoding YncE family protein; this encodes MKLTKTLCASAAALCCLLSFVSCRQDAAHASGPAAPVDVKVFDRLVAVLGHENRTLELVDPASGEKVKSIRLGQPPNGMALDGATAYVAEGGPRGVVEVVDLESGALKGSFPAGHTPMAPVLRGGKLYVACRFDSRVLEMDAATGNVLNSWNVPREPVALAVSPDGRKIWAAGHLPAGKADGDFTAAALTLVEDGKAVHFPLSNGTQGVRGMAMSPDGRYLAVAHVLSRYQVPTTQLDRGWMNTNAVTVIDTEQPDKPHPVLLDDPDAGAANPWGVAFSGDGGKLFVTHAGTHELSVIDFPGLLDRMKRENRENEPVSERLGFLHGLRTRIPLPLNGPRSLACDGKNVYVAGYFSDTLAQVPLKGDAQPRKIALNEGFQPSREKLGEQYFNDASHCFQGWQSCATCHPDSRVDGLNWDLLNDGMGNPKNTRTMFLSHRTSPVMTLGVRASAEVAVTAGFVHIQFLEPSGELAECVNEYLKNMKEVPSPFLMAGSPSKEQTKQASCAQCHAPGVERGSLSESARRGKEVFKTAGCVQCHPHPYFTTKELVATGTATGLDEGKSILVPSLVEVWRTAPYLHDGRAKTIREAITTHNPGDIRGKTSSLNDRELEDLVNYVQSL
- a CDS encoding phosphate signaling complex PhoU family protein, with product MTPPGNHILPHYDAALNAIRTRVNAICGSLLKHMDVLKRVISGPDSDGANGIIADGEPLNEETRQVLSLCAAVLTQFHPLGSDLRLVLTFSRCGDKLQECMEEVTGIARHAKASIRRREPLCPDIVLPLLGMAVSEFRDAARCLETQDADAAREIRLRDKKLDKAHRKALSLLVSPDREDHPSLNVNLLFIIRSLERIGDIAKTIAATVVFLKEATDIRHGKGK
- a CDS encoding Rid family hydrolase, translating into MAANLPEKLEWRGKGGAEEHFFCMTAEPGASFEAELRSLLDRYRELGGGGEDEFLLRFHVSDPVRQSETLRRMAGERNSYVSVVGQPPANGARVALEAWHISGMLEKRRKEDQRGTVVTARRPHYRLFLAGRKETSALDSYGQMREEFRWLDRAAAAHGGTVPELVHRTWIYCRDIDNNYRGLVEGRNERFDHYGLTPETHFIASTGIEGCTETPGRLLHMDSLGIVGLKPGQVRYMEAPDYLSPTHLYRVAFERGARIVYGDRSHYFLSGTASIDAEGNIVHPGDVARQTARTLENMNALMERNGGSLSDLKQAVVYLRDWADRETVSRRLMESPLAMVPHVMLKAPVCRPGWLVEIDGIAVNGAGDGAFAPL
- a CDS encoding SUMF1/EgtB/PvdO family nonheme iron enzyme — its product is MFDSCSILRLLSCGCAVLGAGILHASALQPWLRELSGIPLAASAEGRNQWMQQVWARTADHVSSLSDPSAADDCGDAMALLAPVFQAWPDGQKAGAALAEILSVPAERVGAVSSWDGLMKHQEAILERVRFLRLKKLAAYYDAAAIRRAVKHNREKYGERYPDAEVFMARLDEWEKKLGPLDRWVDQAGPEQADQLRELVELRKKALIESLPEQDSLREWVSVRRFNPSGESSFKHDRPANWQGISSMPGPGRTYRSGIVKFDGISSSSPAAQLLGDDRWMGHLEVDFSGERLMFTGNRFGKKENRPWDVFELDLKTGKTEALTAHMPPDTDSYNSCYLPDGRVIFVNTSGMQGVPCVTGVDYVGNIHLYDRERKTTRRLTFDQDNNWFPTMLPDGRVLFLRWEYTESAHYFSRVLMHMNPDGSDQKEYYGSNSYWPNSLFNARPLPGRPGMFAGIVSGHHGVKRLGELVIFNVNRGRTATEGAVQKIPGYGKPVENVTRDQLVDGLKTPYFAEPYPLNEETFLAVSSPSGNQGVTNVVWCDMYDNIVPLTASSYFIYADPAPLKPRKKPPVLHDRVKPESKTATVYISDVYRGRAIAGVPKGEAKSLRVFMSEYSPRNTGSHYAMGMESNWDLKVLYGTVPVNPDGSAIFTAPANQPLTLQVLDGEGRALALMRSWFTAMPGETLSCIGCHERQNYAPPAKAVMASRQKPAAITPWYGPARTFSFMNEVQPVLDRHCIRCHTAEDKARAGVPDFMTLEAVKGAPAPGSVAYWNLHPYVRRNGPEGNYLGLAPTEFFADTSELYQLLKKGHHGVEMPQEDWNRLITWMDMNAPYLGEWPGERNEGLLKRRYDLHRQFSGAERNYVTMKDSLFRRNASGPVFNGERPVPGASEKSVPVPEPRNETLSVDLGGSVSMTFRRIPAGKFRMGSERETPAEKPASPVEIEQPFWMGEAEVTLEQYRRFDPEYLNGWYDMHYKDQVRPGYDMDADPRFPAVRVPWTRAMEFCRWLSGKTGKKVTLPTEAQWEYAARGGADTDFFFGERDADFSAYANLGDVTLKELAVSGVDPKPIKNPNRFWDFVPRDEKYNDGKLHLAPVKSYKPNAYGLYDMIGNAAEWTRSEYRPYPWKEGDGRNESLDSRVPRAVRGGSWYDRPRRATSSWRWGYPGWRPVYNVGFRVMIED